TTCGAACCTGCGACCAGCCGGTTACGAATGTTACTTCAGGTTTCCCTAAAGGTTCGGACTATATCATCACCGTGGTCTTTAATGACTTTAGGTGCCGGGCGCTATCTGAAGGATTATTCTTATCGTCACCTTCTAGTCTCTGCACCTTCCGCGCGCCTTTTATATCACACGGCTTGGATCAGGATCGGCATTTTAAAGCTTTCCCTGAATTCACCCGGTTTTCACTTCACGGTTTCCCGTGGAGGCTGCTAACTCTAACAGCCGGCTGCTCTACCACTGAGCTATGTCGGAGTATAAATTTTTATAATTACAAAGAACGATGCTGTTTTAATTTTTCATCCAACTTCATGGTTCGACAGGCTCACCATGAGCGGAAGCTCTTTTAGGAGCCCGAGCCGTATACAAAATTAGGCGCCTCATGTCAAGCGGGCCTATTTCTTGTCCGAAACGGTTCCCTTTGTCTGGCTGGCCTGGCAGGAGCCGGTGGTTCCGCTAACATCGCACTGGAACTTTTCCTTTGCCTCTTTCCTCTTGGCAAAGGTTTCATCTCCCTCATATTTCACATACTTGCCATCCTTGCACATGTAGCATCCGTCGGCAAGGGCTACCGCATATGGTGCGGTTAACGCCAGAGCAAGCACTAACAAGAATACTTTTTTCATGCTTTACCCACTTTTAGGTTTCGAATTTTATATCATCCCCGCCCGCCTATTGCATCTAAAATATCGCTGCGGCCGATCTCAAGCACCCATTTCTCGCCAAGGCTCTCAAGCAGCAACGTTCCAATCCTTAGCCTCTTTAATGATATGACCGGATGGCCGACAATTTCGAACATCTGGCGCACCTGACGTTTCTTCCCTTCGGTTATAGTTATCCTCACAACCGACGTTATCTTGCCGCTCGAAGGGATCTTTATGCGCTTTTTTAGTTCTACCTTTGCCGGTCCCGTTACATAGTCTTCGCTGTCTACGACTATGGTCACCCCATTTTCCAGTTTTTCGATATCCTTAACTGTCAGGCCTCCTTCTACAACGGCCTCGTATTCCTTCTCGACCTTTTCTACCGGTTGAAGGACATTGGATGCTACTTTGCCGTCATTGGTGAGTATCAAGAGCCCTTCGGTGTCGCGGTCGAGCCTTCCGACAACGAAAAGGGACCTTAGGGCCAGCGGCTCGCTTTTTAAGATGTTATCCAGCAGGTCGGTAACGTTCGGATATTCACCGCGNNNNNNNNNNNNNNNNNNNNNNNNCTCTTCTCCGTCCAGAAAGACTCGCCGCCTGTTCGTATCAAATATAAAGGATTCGGCGGTTATGACGTCATTGTCCACGCGGATGCGCCCCTTCTTTATCATCTGATTGATCTCAAAGTTGTTCTTTGCAACGCCGGAACGTGCCAGAAATTGATGCATTCGTAGTTTCATGGTTGGGCGGGCATTTAGCCCGCATTCTCCCTATTTACAAGAAATATTAAATGATTGCATAAAACGACGAATTTTGCATATATATGCAAAAAAGCGAGTGAGGATCCGGTTTTACCGGTCCGAGCGAGAGGGGTTTGGGGGGAAACGGCTTCTTAGCCGGTCGTTCCCCCCATCAAAAAAAGGAGATAGTTTATGCGTATGAGAGTTTCCCCCACCAAAAAACAGTCAAGGCAGGACCTCATGCTTCGGCTCGTTAAAGAGAATAAGATGACGACGCAGGACGATCTGAAAGAAGCCCTTGAACGCTACGGCTTTGAGGTCACCCAGTCGTCCCTTTCTCGCGACATCAAGGAGCTTGGCCTTGTTAAACAGCAGGGGGTCTATGTTGTCCCTCCGCGCGGCATGCACGGAAGCACGCCTCCCATCACCACAATGGAATCGGCCGGCCCCAACATGATAGTCCTAAAGACGCTGGTCGGCATGGCGGCCCCCGTCGGCATAACACTCGACAGTCAAAAGATACAGGGAGTTGTCGGAACGGTTGCGGGGGATGACACGGTGTTCCTTGCAACGTCCCCGTCGGTCTCCCACGAAATCATAAAAAAACAGGTCAGAAAACTTTTTAAAGGAGAATGATCCATGAAAAAGCTCCTCAAGTATGGCGCAATCGTCATAGGTGTTATTCTTTTACTAGCGTTTATTGTTCCATTTCTGATACCGGCCGACACCTACAAGAAATATATTGTCAAAGAGGTCGAGAACAGGATCGCCGGCAAGCTCGAGGTCGGCTCGATGAGGATAAAGATAGTCCCGCTTCCGGGGTTTGACCTGAAAGAAGTGAAGCTATCCAATACGACCGGTAAATTTGCTGGCGAGCCGATAGTTTTAGCTAAGGAGATATCGGGTTCGGTGCGGTTGATGCCTCTTTTCTCCAAAAAAGCTATTGTAACTTTGGACCTGATATCGCCCGAGGTCTATTTTAGCACGGCCAAGGACGGCAGGACGAATATAGACGATCTTCTTGAGGAGAAGCAGGAAACAGGAAGCAGGAGGCAGGAAGCTGGAGAAACGGCAAGCGGGGTATTTATAGCGAATGCATATGCAGATGATGCAAGTTCCCGGACCCTAGCCCCTAAACCCTCCTCTGACTGGAAGGTGATGGTCGCAGGTTTCGAGATCGAGGACGGCCTTGTAAAAATAACCAAAGATGGTGAAATCCCGCTGGAGATAAAACAGTTAGATTTCAAACTTTCGGACTTCTCTCCCGATTCAAGCAAGGCTGTTTCGCCGGTCCATCTGGCCGTGGCCCTTTTCGGGAGCGAAAAACAGAACTTTAAGATAGACGGAAAACTTAACGCAGACCTGAAGGGAAAGACGGCGGAGATAAAGGAGTGGAAGGTCGTCATTGGTGAAGCGGCGTTCGATCTTAACGGTAATGTGAACTTCGGAGATAATAGGTCCGCTCACGTGGAGCTGAAACTCCCCGGTTCGAACATAGGCAGTATGCTTGCTTTCGACCCGAGGCTTTATTCGCAGGTGCCAAGCGATGTCTCGAAGGCCGCGCTCAATAAAATGCCGCTTTCAATAGATATCAACGGCGACTATGCAGACGATTCGGTGAAGATAAATAAATTGGCTGTGGCCCTGGGCGGAACAAAGATATCGGCCTCCGGAAGCGTTTCCACAAAAGAACCCATGCCGGCCGATATCAAGGCGACCATCTCTCCGCTCAAGATAGGTGAACTAAAATCGCTCCTTCCTGCCTTGAAGGCAATGGGCGAGGTCTCGGACCCTAGCATGAGCCTCAGGATATCCGGTCCGGCGTCGAACCCAAAGAGCCTTTCCGTTTCCGGACACATAGAATCGGCCAAGGTGAAATATCAGGGCTACGAGATATCGAACCTTAAATCGGACATAAGATATACGCCCAGCAAGATAACCCTGGCGTCCCTCACCGGCAATCTTTACGGCGGCTCACTTAAAGGGAGCGGCAGCCTTGGTCTGGTTGGTGAATCCGCATATGACGCCGATGTCAGCGTATCGAACATCGACATGTCCCAGGTTCCCGCAACGAAGGAGCTGTTAAAAGGACATGGAACGCTCAACGTCAAGGCCGACGGGAAGGGAACCGACGAGGCGGCCATCAAAAAGAACCTTAAGGCTCAGGGAAATATTAACCTTGCCAACGGCGATATTCCATCTTTGAAGCTAGGAGAGAAGATATTCGGGAGTCCCGCATGGAACATACTGGCAGGTCCCGGAATAATAATAAACCAGCGCGGACTTGCAGAACTTCGTTCGCTCGATGCGTCTTGCAAGGACTTTAGCGCCACGTTCAGTATTGCGAACGGGGTGATAAACACGCCGAACGTAAAGTGGCAGCATCCTAAATACAGTGTCACGCTCGACGGTTCCGTTACAATGGACCAGCAGTTGGATTATGCCGGAGCGTTCGCGCTTTCAAGGCAGACGACCGACGCGCTCATAACGAACCAGACGGCAAAGAGCATTCTTGTGAACAAGAGCGGCGAGCTTAATATCCCTTTCAACGTGGGCGGAACAACTTCCTCTCCAAGCGTTCGACCGGATGAGAAATATCTGGCCTCCCTTTTCACAAAGGTCATCACCGAATATGCCGCCCAAAAGGCGGTCGATACCGTAAAGGATGTGGTTGGCGGAAGCCTTCCCAACCCCGGCAAACAGCTCCTTAAAGGCCTCTTTGGTAAATAGTTCAAAACGTCAAGAAATCCAACATGGTGGGTGAAATTTCACCCGCCCTTTTTAGTATTATAAGACTGAATTCAAGAGATTGAATCTAATCGTCAATTACCAAAAAACATTTAAAGTCTTATAGTTAAGTTTGTCAGGCCCTGGCCTTTAGACCATATCCCTCATTTGGCACGCTTTATGCTCCAGCTTGAGTGTAGGAGGTAAGATCGCATGAAGCTCTCAAGTTTTTTCATAGTGACGTTCGGGCTGGGAGCTCTCTCTTATCCTGCTCTTAACATTCCAACCGGCGGTCCGTTCTTTTTGGACCAGGGAAGACAACAGGCTGAACCAGCCCCAAA
This window of the Deltaproteobacteria bacterium CG11_big_fil_rev_8_21_14_0_20_49_13 genome carries:
- a CDS encoding arginine repressor yields the protein MRMRVSPTKKQSRQDLMLRLVKENKMTTQDDLKEALERYGFEVTQSSLSRDIKELGLVKQQGVYVVPPRGMHGSTPPITTMESAGPNMIVLKTLVGMAAPVGITLDSQKIQGVVGTVAGDDTVFLATSPSVSHEIIKKQVRKLFKGE